In a genomic window of Phacochoerus africanus isolate WHEZ1 chromosome 6, ROS_Pafr_v1, whole genome shotgun sequence:
- the SNX16 gene encoding sorting nexin-16: MATPYVPVPMPIGHSASSFATNRNQRSSSFGSVSTSSNSSKGQLEDSNMGNSKQTSVPDQMDSTSSVCSSPLIRTKFTGADSSIEYSARPRERESEEQNPETVNWEDRPSTPTILGYEVMEERAKFTVYKILVKKTPEESWVVFRRYTDFSRLNDKLKEMFPGFRLALPPKRWFKDNYNADFLEERQLGLQAFLQNLVAHKDIANCLAVREFLCLDDPPGPFDSLEESRAFCETLEETNYRFQKELLEKQKELESLKKLLNEKQLHIDSLENRIRTLSLEPEGSLLVSGIEGGQILKVESPALEVDQDVLDKESRADNKQCSSFSEPDNSVSDIEVAEVAYNAED, from the exons ATGGCAACGCCTTATGTCCCAGTTCCTATGCCTATAGGGCACTCTGCTTCCAGTTTTGCAACCAACAGAAACCAAAGAAGTTCTTCTTTTGGAAGTGTCTCAACAAgctcaaactcttccaaaggcCAATTAGAAGACTCAAATATGGGTAATTCGAAACAGACAAGTGTACCTGATCAAATGGATAGTACTTCATCTGTCTGTAGCAGTCCCCTCATTAGGACTAAATTTACAGGTGCAGATTCTTCCATTGAGTATTCTGCTAgaccaagagaaagagaaagtgaagagCAAAATCCTGAAACAGTGAATTGGGAAGATAGACCTTCTACACCTACTATCCTGGGTTACGAGGTGATGGAAGAAAGAGCTAAGTTTACT GTATATAAAATACTAGTAAAGAAGACCCCAGAAGAAAGTTGGGTAGTTTTTAGACGGTACACTGACTTCTCTAGGCTTAATGATAAA tTAAAAGAGATGTTTCCAGGCTTTCGATTAGCACTTCCACCAAAACGCTGGTTTAAAGATAATTACAATGCCGACTTTTTAGAAGAGAGACAATTAGGATTACAAGCATTTCTTCAAAATTTAGTAGCTCACAAGGACATTGCTAACTG ccTTGCAGTGAGAGAATTTCTTTGTCTGGATGATCCACCAGGTCCATTTGATAGCCTAGAAGAAAGCAGG gctttCTGTGAAACTTTAGAAGAAACAAACTACCGTTTTCAAAAAGAACtacttgaaaaacaaaaggagCTAGAATCATTGAAGAAACTGCTCAATGAGAAACAACTTCATATAGACTCTCTAGAAAACAGAATCAG GACATTATCTCTAGAACCTGAAGGATCACTACTCGTGTCAGGAATAGAAGGTGGACAGATCCTAAAGGTGGAGTCCCCTGCACTTGAGGTTGATCAGGATGTCTTGGACAAAGAATCTAG